A stretch of DNA from Candidatus Poribacteria bacterium:
TCTCGAGATCCTACGCGGTCTCGTCGAATCCTCTCCCTAGGGAACCCTGAACTTCATAAACATCACCGTCAGATAGATGACGTAGACGGCGAAGAGAGCGAATCCCTCCAAGCGGCTGATCCTATTGCGGGTTCTGGCGAAAAGCGTGAGCATGATCATGAGCAACAGCATAACGGGAAAATCCAACACTTTGGTTTGATCCTGTATGGGCAACTTTTCGGCGAGCGATGTTCCGCCTAGAACCCATAGGATGTCCAATATATCGGCTCCCATGATATTGCCGACCGATATCTCCTGATATCCTTTAATCGTGGCGGTCAGGGCTGTGACGTACTCCGGCAGTGAGGTTCCCAGAGCGACGAGAGTCACACCGATTATCAGCTCAGGCACCCCTAATCTGCGGGCGATCAGCTCAGCGCTGTTGACCAGCCATCTGCTGCCGAAGATCACACATCCCGCTCCCAACAAGAAGAGGAGGATCTCCCTTCGAAGGTTGATTCCCGACTCCTCCACATCGCCGTCGGCCATATCAACCAGCTCCAGCAGCGCTTTGTTCCTTTCGTTTCTGGCGGCGCGCACTGAATAATATATGTATCCTGCAAGGCCCAGGATAAGCGGTATTGAATCCAGCCTTGAAAGCTCCCCGTTGATGCCCAAAAGGGCTACCGCACCGCCTGCCCCTACCATGATCAGCCCCTGTTGAAAGGTCAGCGAGGGGCGGTCTATAAGCATCGGCCGGATCATCAGGCAGGTTCCGAGGATCAGTCCTATGTTGCACACCGTTGATCCGATGGCGTTCCCCACGGCGAAATCAGCCCTTGCTGTCAGGGCGGAGTAGGTCGAGACGGTGAACTCCGGCATTGTGGTGGCCAGGCTTACTATAGTCGCCCCGATTATAACCCTGGGCACATGGGTCGCTTCGGCTATTCTGACCGCCGCTTCGGTAAACCAATCGGCTCCTTTCGTGATAAGGATAATTCCCGCTGCTAACTTCAGCAGGGCGAGGATCGTCGCCTCCAACCGATCGCCTCCTTCTATCTATTGAGAGATCTGAACGGTGGTTCCCTTGGTAGTTATACGGTTATCTCTCTTAGTCCAGTAACCGATGCCGGGCTCCGTGACGGTAAGCTTACCTTCGGCCTGCGCTTCGATCATCTCCTTTATCCTCTCCGGCGAGAGGATCTCGGCCTCAAGTTGATCCTTGCCGAGCCTTACTATCTCCTCACATAGCTCCACACATTCCCTACATATGGCTCCGCCCAAAGAGCCGGTTATGAAATTTTCCCCCTCTTTCTCCATCCTTCCACAGAAGGAACAGACGATAACCTTCCTTTCCTCCTCCATCTCATCCTCTCATTACCATCTCATGGGATTCCCCATAGGGGGTCGAGGCTTTCAGAACAAACGGTAGTAGTATACCGTTTGATGGACTCCCATGTCAAATGACGTGGATCGTGATTCTTCACTTCGATCTTGCGTGAGCGGAGGATGTTTGTTAGAATATAGCCCGAATTCCAGTTCAGGATGAGGTTGGATTTGATATGAGCAGTGGGTATAGGGTTGCCATAGTTGGCGCCACAGGCGCTGTGGGAAGGGTTATGAGGGAGATACTGGAGGAGAGGGAGTTTCCGGTCGCATCCCTTAGACTTCTCGCCTCCAGCAGATCGGCCGGGAAAAAGCTGCCATTCAAGGGGGAGGAGATCACCGTCGAGGAGTTGACCGAAGATTCGTTCGATGGGTTGGATATCGTTCTCGCTTCGGCGGGAAGCTCCGTCAGCAGAGAGTTTATGCCGATAGCCGCTCAGAAGGGATGTGTTGTCATCGATAATTCAAGCGCCTTCAGGATGGATCCCGAAGTTCCGCTTGTTGTTCCCGAGGTCAACCCCCATGCTGCCTTCAAACATAAGGGCATAATAGCCAATCCGAACTGTTCGACGATTCAGATGGTGGTGGCTCTTAAACCCATACATGATATTGCTCGCATCAGGAGAGTGGTCGTCACCACTTTTCAGAGCGTCTCCGGAGCGGGATGGTCTGCCGTGGTGGAGTTGAGAGAACAGACCCGGGCGGCGCTGGAGGGTAAACCGGTCGTCTGCGAGAAATTCCCCTATCAGATCGCCTTCAACGCCCTGCCTCAGATCCCACAGTCGAACGCTTTCCTGCCCAACGGATATACCGAAGAGGAGATGAAGATGGTCAACGAGACTAGGAAGATCATGGAGGACGATTCGATAAAGGTTACGGCCACCACAGTCAGGGTTCCCGTCTTCTACGCCCATTCCGAGTCGGTGAACATAGAGACGGAGGTAAAAGTAACGGCGGATGAGGCCAGGGAGATACTCTCCAAGGCGCCTGGCGTTATCGTTCAGGATGATCCGTCGAGGCAGATATACCCGATGCCGGTTGATGCGGCCGGCAAAGATGAGGTGTTCGTGGGGAGGATCAGGGAGGACGATACGATCGAGTGCGGGTTGAACATGTGGGTGGTCTCCGATAACCTACGCAAGGGAGCGGCGCTGAACGCGATCCAGATAGCTGAGCTGCTGATAGGGGAAGGTTTATGAGGGAGAAGTTCGTCAAGCGAAAGGATGATCGGTTCAAGGTCACACTGCGATCGCTCCTCATCGGCGTTCTGCTTATACCGGTAAACGTCTACTGGGTGACCGTGGTCGAGGTGAAATATTACTCGCTGGACGGGTCGTGCCTGCCGCTTTTCATCGAGCCGGTTTTCATCCTCTTTCTCGTCACCTGCTTTAACTTTCTGCTCAAACGCTTCCTCCCTCGCTCCGCTTTCAACCAGGTTGAACTTCTCGTGATATACATAATGTTGGTGGTATCGATGACCTTCGCCGGTCACGATACCTTCCAGAACCTCTTCGGCCAGATAGCTCATCCCTTTTGGTTCGCCACCCCTGAGAACGAATGGGAACAGCTCTTTTTCAGATATATCCCCTCCTGGCTGACGGTCAAGGACAAATCGGTGCTGGAGGGGTACTACATGGGCGAATCAAGCATGTATATAGGGAAGAACTTCTGGCCGTGGGTCAGGCCGTTGGCGATATGGGGCGGATTCTTTCTCGTGCTGGTCTTCATGCTGCTTTGCCTCAACGTGATCATCCGGAAGAGATGGACGGAGCAGGAGAAGTTGGCCTATCCCATCATACAATTGCCGCTTGGCATGACGCATGAGGGAGGATCGACGCTTTTCAGGAATAAGATCATGTGGGCGGGATTCGCCCTCGCGGCCGCCATAGACATCATCAACGGCCTGAATTACATCTATCCCTCCATACCCAAGATAAAATATATCAAGCTCACCAACATCGGATATGTCTTCACCGATAAACCCTGGGATGCGTTGAGGTGGACGAGGATATCCATGTATCCCTTCGCCATAGGGCTGGCCTTCTTCCTGCCGTTGGATCTCTCCTTTTCGTGTTGGTTCTTCTTCGTCTTCAGGATGATGGAGCAGGTCTTCGGCAGGGCGTTTGGGTTGAGGGGATTTCCGTATTTCAGCGAACAGGCCTCCGGGGCGTGGTTCGCCCTCGCCTTCGTGGCGGTATGGACCACCAGAAAACATCTCGTAGAGGCGTTTAAAAAGGCAATCGGTCTGTCGACGGAGATAGATGATTCGAACGAGCCCATACCGTATCGATGGGCTTTCTTCGGCTTTTTCCTATCAGCCGGATTTCTGCTTTGGTTTCTGTATGTGGCCGGCTCTCAGCTCTGGGTGGCGGCCGTTTTCCTGTCGATGTATACGTTGATCGCCTTCGCTATAACCCGCGTTCGGGCCGAGCTGGGAACACCACATGAGATCTCGGCGGGCGATCACTTCGTCAACCCGCTTTACATAATGAGCTACATGATCGGCACCAAGAACATGTCCCCGGCAAGCCAGACGGTCATGTCAATGTTACACTGGTTCAACCGAGGCTTTCGTAACCATCCGATGCCCAATCAGCTTGAGGCGTTCAAGATGGCCGAAAACTCGCGGATGAGCAATAAAGGGCTTTTGGTGGCGATGCTGGTGGCCATTGTGGTGAGCCTTTTTTCGGTATACTGGGCCAATTTGGATGTGGACTACCGTGAGGGCGCAAACGCCAAGGCGGTCGGATTTAAGGATTGGGTCGGATGGGAGGCGTTTAACAGGCTGCAGAGATGGCTCCAGTTCCCCTCCGATCCGGACAAAATCAGGCTTTCATATATGGGAGGCGGATTGATCTTCACCCTCATCCTCATGGCCATGCGTATGCGCTTTGTATGGTGGCCTTTCCATCCGGCGGGATATGCCCTCGCCATAAGCTACGCCATGGATTACTTCTGGTTTGCCTTCTTCGTCAGCTGGCTGATCAAATTCATCCTCCTCAGAATGGGCGGATTGAAGACACATCGAAAAGCTGCCCCGTTCTTCCTGGGACTGATTCTGGGCGATTACGTCCTGGGAAGCATATGGGCGATACTGGGCCCGGCCTTTGGGTTCAGAAATTACAAGATTTTCATCTGAAGGTGATGACCCTATTAGCCCGATTTATCCTATTGTGTGTCGCCCTCATCTGGGGCTGGACCTTTGTATTGGTGAAGGAGAGCCTCGAGGAGATAGGCACATTCGCCTTTCTATTTTATCGATTTGCCCTTGCCCTTCTGCTTCTGCTTCTCCTATTCAGGCCGCGCCTGAGACATGTCGCTTCCCTCTGGGTTAAGGGGGCGTTGATAGGTCTGGCGCTCTTTTCGGGATACTGGTTTCAAACTCTGGGGCTTAATTATACCACGGCTACGAACAGCGCTTTTATCACGGGCCTTTCGGTGGTGCTCGTTCCTATGCTGGGTTCCTTGCTCTTTCGGAGGCGGGCGCGAAGGGCCACCTGGTTCGGCTCCCTCATATCGATAGCTGGCCTTGCCCTTCTCGTCTTCGGATCGGGGAAGACAGGGAGGTTCTCGCTGAACGCCGGCGATCTCCTTACCATGTTCTGCACCGTCTCCTTCGCCATGCACATCCTCCTCATCGACCGCTACACACGTCCGACCAACTACGTCCCTATTTTGATCACGCAGATAGGGGTGGTGATGATCTTAAGCGGTTTGGGGATGGTGGTTTTTGAGGGATTGGAATATCCGAGGACATGGTCGGTGTATAAGGGATTGTTTATCACGGGTTTCTTCGCCACAGCATTGGCATTTTGGGCTCAGAACAGGTTTCAACCTCTTATCTCCGCCGGACATACGGCGATCATATTTGCCGGCGAGCCGGTTTTCGCTGCCATGTTCGGCTATCTGTTCCTGGGTGAGCACCTCACAGCTCGCCAATGGCTGGGAGCTGCCCTTATCCTGGCGGCCATGCTCATAGCTCAGCTCCCCTCCGCCCGAAGGGCATCCAGGCGGAAGGATCACACAGCTTGAGGGCGCGATATGACAAGGATCTTTACGATCTTCACCGCTATAATGGTTCTGCTCGCCATATTCTCCCTCCTCGTGGATGTAGGCGGATTCAGCCTTTCGCCGGGGTTCTCAAAGGCCATGAATTTAATTTACGTCATAGTGGTCCTCTATTTCGTAATCGAAACCTTCCTCCGGCTTATCCTGGCGGCCAATAAGATCAGACACCTCAGATCGAACTGGATCAGCTTCATGCTTATATTCATCCTGGCGATGCAGATCGGGTTTCTGAAGTTCTTTGGGACCACACCGGGATTTCTCAGCATACTCGCGAGGTTCAACATTCAATCGATAGCCGTCCTATACTTCTCGGTCATAAAGAGCTACATGTTGCTACATCTTCTGGTACAGGGTGTGATGGGAAGCTATAGAATCGCCTCCCTTCCTCTGAAACCAGCCCAGACCGTTATGCTCAGCTTCCTCTCGGTGATCCTCATAGGCACCTTCTTCCTGATGACCCCGCGCGCAACCTATCCGGATAACAGGATATCGATCGTTGATGCTCTTTTCACCGCCACCTCCGCCACATGTGTCACGGGGCTCATCGTCCGCGATACGGGAACGGGTTTCACCCCGTTCGGCCAGATCGTCATACTCATACTGATCCAGATAGGCGGATTGGGGTTGATGACGATGACGGCCTTTTTCGCGCTGATACTCGGAAGAGGCATGGGGATACGTGAGACGGTGTTGATGAGCGACGTTCTTAACACGAGGACGCTGAACCGCATCACACATTTCATCGTCTCTATACTGATCTTGACCTTCATCTTCGAGGCTTCCGGGGCGGCTTTGCTTTACCTGAGCTGGTATCGGATGGGAGTCCTTGGGGGGATGGGGAGAAGGATCTACTACGCCGTCTTTCACTCCGTCTCGGCCTTCTGTAACGCCGGTTTCTCCCTCTTCTCGGACAGCATGATGGGTTTCAGGAGTTCGATCCCGATCAACCTGATCATGACCACACTTATCATCTCAGGCGGACTCGGGTTCACGGTTTTAACGCTAATGCTGAGATCGGTTTTCCTCGACTGGCCGCTGAGGAGAAGGATCAAACTCACGCTTCAGGCTAAGCTCGTCCTATCGGTGACCGGCCTGTTGATAGCATTGGGTTTCATCGGGATATTGGCCGTTGAGTGGGGTCAGGAGTTCGACGGATGGGGGTTAAAGGATAAATTGCTGGCAGCATACTTCCAATCCGTCACGGCCAGAACGGCCGGTTTCAACACTGTAAAGATCGCCGCCCTTTCGAACGCCTCTCTCTTCCTTCTCATCTGCCTGATGTTCATCGGCGCCTCGCCGGGCGGGACGGGAGGCGGTGTGAAGACCAGCACCTTCGCCATAGCGATCGGTTTCCTGATAGCCAATCTGCGCGGCAGGAGATCGGTCGAGATGTTCGGGAGGAAAATACCGGGAGAGGTTACAAGCAAGGCCTTCTCGATATTGATAATCTCGATTCTCCTGATCGCCGTCAACGGATTTCTGCTTCTGTGGGTGGAGAGAGGGCATAAACCGTTAGAGGTGATCTTCGAACTCTTCTCAGCTTTCGGAACGGTGGGGCTTTCGATGGGGATCACACCGCATCTGTCAACCTTGGGCAAGGTGATCATCATGGTGACCATGCTTGCAGGGAGGATAGGACCGCTAACCCTCGCGC
This window harbors:
- a CDS encoding calcium/sodium antiporter translates to MEATILALLKLAAGIILITKGADWFTEAAVRIAEATHVPRVIIGATIVSLATTMPEFTVSTYSALTARADFAVGNAIGSTVCNIGLILGTCLMIRPMLIDRPSLTFQQGLIMVGAGGAVALLGINGELSRLDSIPLILGLAGYIYYSVRAARNERNKALLELVDMADGDVEESGINLRREILLFLLGAGCVIFGSRWLVNSAELIARRLGVPELIIGVTLVALGTSLPEYVTALTATIKGYQEISVGNIMGADILDILWVLGGTSLAEKLPIQDQTKVLDFPVMLLLMIMLTLFARTRNRISRLEGFALFAVYVIYLTVMFMKFRVP
- a CDS encoding aspartate-semialdehyde dehydrogenase, producing MSSGYRVAIVGATGAVGRVMREILEEREFPVASLRLLASSRSAGKKLPFKGEEITVEELTEDSFDGLDIVLASAGSSVSREFMPIAAQKGCVVIDNSSAFRMDPEVPLVVPEVNPHAAFKHKGIIANPNCSTIQMVVALKPIHDIARIRRVVVTTFQSVSGAGWSAVVELREQTRAALEGKPVVCEKFPYQIAFNALPQIPQSNAFLPNGYTEEEMKMVNETRKIMEDDSIKVTATTVRVPVFYAHSESVNIETEVKVTADEAREILSKAPGVIVQDDPSRQIYPMPVDAAGKDEVFVGRIREDDTIECGLNMWVVSDNLRKGAALNAIQIAELLIGEGL
- a CDS encoding DMT family transporter, yielding MTLLARFILLCVALIWGWTFVLVKESLEEIGTFAFLFYRFALALLLLLLLFRPRLRHVASLWVKGALIGLALFSGYWFQTLGLNYTTATNSAFITGLSVVLVPMLGSLLFRRRARRATWFGSLISIAGLALLVFGSGKTGRFSLNAGDLLTMFCTVSFAMHILLIDRYTRPTNYVPILITQIGVVMILSGLGMVVFEGLEYPRTWSVYKGLFITGFFATALAFWAQNRFQPLISAGHTAIIFAGEPVFAAMFGYLFLGEHLTARQWLGAALILAAMLIAQLPSARRASRRKDHTA